The sequence TGTGTAGAATTAATAATCGTTATTGGCGGGCGAAATAGTGCTAATACTAAAAGTCTCTGTAAACTTGCGTCAGGTGCGAGGGCGAAAGTGATTCAGGTCACAAGAAGTCAAGAGTTACTAAAAAACCGGATAGTGCGAAAAATGTTTTCCAAACCGCGATCAGAAATTACGATCGGAATTATTAGCGGTGCTTCGACACCCAAGAAAGCAGTTACCCAGGTGGTTGCAACCCTAAAAAGTCTTGCGCAAAACGCCCGGCTGATAACTAAATTTTCGAAATCTCATTTTAAGGAGGTCTTAAATAATAATGAGTGACATTAATCAAACCAATAATCTTAAATCCCAGAAAGGAGACGAGTATTTAGATTTATATAGTTATACTTTTCGTGAATTAAATCCCGGTGACATTGTTAAAGGACGAATTGTTCGATGTCTTGCTAATGGGGTTATTGTAGATATTGGACTTAAGTCCGAGGCTTTCTTACCGCTCGATGAATTTTCCCCAGGCGAGGAGATCGTTGAAGGCCAAGAAATTTCAGTATTGGTTGAGGAGGTGGAAAACAAAGAAGGGATCCCGGTAATTTCGAAACGTAAAGCCGAAACCAAAATCGCTTGGAAAATATTTGAGGAAAAGTTTGCCAACAAGGAAAGTATTCAGGCAAAGGTTATAAATAAAGTTAAAGGCGGTTTAACTGTGGAAATTCACGGTTTTCCAGCATTTCTTCCTGGCAGTCAAGTTGACTTAAAGCCCGTGATAAATTTTGATGAGCTTATCGGCAAAACATTAGAGGTCCGAATCTTAAACCTAAATCCTCAAAAACGGAACATTGTTGTTTCCCGCAGAGTAATTTTAGAAGAACGTCTACTGGAGGCTCGTAAACGAGTTTTTTCTCAGGTTAAACCCGGTGACATTGTTGAGGCCACAGTTACTGGTATTGCTGATTTTGGTGTTTTTGTAGAAATTGATGGTGTGCCAGCCTTACTGCATATTTCCGACTTGTCTTGGGATAAGGTAGTTCACCCCCGAGAGTTAGTGCAAATTGGCCAACAGTTAAAAGTCAAAGTGTTGACGGTTGACTACGAAAACTATCGAATTACCGTAGGGCTAAAACAACTCACCCCTCATCCTTGGGAAGCGGTCGAAGCGAAATATCCAATCGGGTCTAAAGTTACGGGCAAGGTAACTTCAATTGTTGATTACGGTGCTTTCGTAGAGCTCGAGCCAAATATTGAAGGATTGATTCATATCTCCGAAATGTCCTGGGACCGTTCGGTACACCATCCCTCCCAAATATTGAAAGTGGGCGATATTGTCTCCGCCGTAGTTTTAAATATTGATCGCGATAACCGAAAAATTTCTTTAGGACTTAAACAGACCCTACCCGATCCTTGGTCCATGATTGATGAGAAGTTTCAAATTGGCCAAAAAGTGGAAGGTCGAGTTGTAGGACTTAAAAACTTTGGGGCCTTTGTAGAAATTGAACCCGGTATTGTCGGTTTGGTTCGCAATCAAGATTTATCATGGACTAAAAAGGTTCGGCATCCCCGTGAAGTGTTAAAGCGTAACCAAAAAATTGAGGCAATTATATTAGATATCGACCGAGAATTAAGACAACTGACCTTGGGCTATAAGCAGATCCAAGAAGATCCATTTTATACATTCAGTACGGAATATAAGGTGGGCGACAAAATTAAGGCTCGAATTGTTGATATAAATAGCGCGGGACTTATTGTAAGCCTACCCCATCAGCTCGAAGGATTTGTTCCAAAGTCGCAGTTGGTTCGGAGTTTAGATGAGAAAAACAAGAAAAAAGATCAAGAAGTTCAAGAAGAACCTCCGTATCAAATTGGTAGCGAAATAGAACTTCAGATTACTTTTATTGATTACGATAACCGAAAAATTGGGTTATCAGAAAAAGCGGTATATGCTAGTGAGCTTAAAAAAGAACGGAAAAAAGAAACTGTAGAAGAATTCGAACCCGAAGAAACCAAGCCTCGCTTTACCTTAGAAGACCATCTCGGAGGAGTCTCGATTTTAGATACAGAACCCAAGAAAAAGAAGAAAAATAAAAAATAAAAGCTGTGGCAGACGTTAAAGTTTATACCATCGGTTGCCGGTTAAATCAGGCTGAGGGCGAAATTTTAGGTGCAATTTTAGGCGAACAATTTGCAAGTAGCGAAAAAATTTTTGTAATTAACACTTGCGCCGTAACTAAAACAGCCGTGCGGAAATCGTTAAAAATCGTCCGGCGCATTAACCGTGTCAAAAGTCCTGAAGACAAGATAGTTATTACTGGATGCCTTACTGAAGCCTCGGAAATGGAGCGTATCAAGAATTTTGATTTGATCATTACTCAAAAAGAAAAGGCCAAGTTAATCACAGATTTTCAGCTGACGCCAAAAAACTTTATCGGTAAGCGGGCCCGACCATTAGTAAAAGTTGCTGACGGTTGTGTAAATTCTTGTACTTTTTGCTTGGCACGGGTGATTCGGGGTCCTTTGGTTTCATTTAGTCCAGAGAAAATAATAAAAGAGATAGAAATTATTAGCAAGGCTGGGTGTAAAGAAGTGGTACTAACAGCATTAAATCTTGGTGCCTATGGGCTAGATTTAGGGATTTCGCTTACAAAATTACTAAGAACTATCCCAGATTTTGATATTAGACTTAGATTAAGTTCTATTGAACCCGATATGATTACCAGAGAACTTTTGGAACTATTTACGACCAAACGACTATGCCGGCATTTACATATTCCAATTCAATCCGGAGACGACGACGTATTACAGGCGATGGGACGAAAATATCGTACGTCAGATATTAAACGAATCTTTGATATGATTATAAAATATTTACCAGATGCTAATATTGGTACAGATATTATAGTAGGATTTCCTAATGAAACAGAAGAAGCATTTTTGCGAACTGTAAAATTATTAAATGAACTTCCGATAAGTTATCTACACATATTTCCCTATTCGCCTCGCAAAGGGACATTCGCATACCAGCTATATGACCCAATTTCGCTGCAAGTCAAAAGAGAACGGATAACAATACTTAAAGAAGTAAGTATTAAAAAACGAATAGAATACCGTAAACGATTTTTAGGCAAGAAGCTTGAGGCAATTGTGGAATCTAAAAAACTCGCACTATCTGATAATTACCTTAAAATTACCCTCACTGGTAATGATTATAGAGTAGGAGATCTAATAGAAGTTGTTTTAACAAATTGAAATTTATACTATGAAACATCGAATTTTATTTTTAATTAGCATTATTCTTAGTACGACGGCCTTTGCTAAAGATGCCAAGATTGGCTATGTAAACCTTAAATATCTACTTGAAAACTACGAGACTGCTCAAAGTGCTCAACGTACCTTAGATTTAGAAGTCATGCGCTATAAGATTATCGCCGATTCACTTAAAAGAAATTATGAAGCACTAGAAGCGGCATTAGCTTCCCAGAGGTTAATTTTATCAGAAGCGGCGATTCGAGCGAAAGAGATTGAAATTAATGAAGCTAAACGGCAATACGATGTATACGTTGAAGAAATTTGGGGGAAAGGCGGAAAATTTGAGCGTAAGAACAAGGAGTTAATTGCTCCGATTATGCAGGAAATAAAAAATGTTTGCGCTGATATCGCAAAGAAAGAGGGGTTTGTGTTAATTATCGATATTAGCCAAACCCCTGTTCTTTATGCCCAGAGCGGGCTTGATCTTACAGAAAAAATTCTTTCAGAGCTTAAAGCCCGTGCTGGTGTAATAAGTTCTCAGGCAGCCCAGAGTAAAACCGCAACGGTCGATACTTCGCCGGCTGTAGTTCGA comes from candidate division WOR-3 bacterium and encodes:
- a CDS encoding 30S ribosomal protein S1: MSDINQTNNLKSQKGDEYLDLYSYTFRELNPGDIVKGRIVRCLANGVIVDIGLKSEAFLPLDEFSPGEEIVEGQEISVLVEEVENKEGIPVISKRKAETKIAWKIFEEKFANKESIQAKVINKVKGGLTVEIHGFPAFLPGSQVDLKPVINFDELIGKTLEVRILNLNPQKRNIVVSRRVILEERLLEARKRVFSQVKPGDIVEATVTGIADFGVFVEIDGVPALLHISDLSWDKVVHPRELVQIGQQLKVKVLTVDYENYRITVGLKQLTPHPWEAVEAKYPIGSKVTGKVTSIVDYGAFVELEPNIEGLIHISEMSWDRSVHHPSQILKVGDIVSAVVLNIDRDNRKISLGLKQTLPDPWSMIDEKFQIGQKVEGRVVGLKNFGAFVEIEPGIVGLVRNQDLSWTKKVRHPREVLKRNQKIEAIILDIDRELRQLTLGYKQIQEDPFYTFSTEYKVGDKIKARIVDINSAGLIVSLPHQLEGFVPKSQLVRSLDEKNKKKDQEVQEEPPYQIGSEIELQITFIDYDNRKIGLSEKAVYASELKKERKKETVEEFEPEETKPRFTLEDHLGGVSILDTEPKKKKKNKK
- a CDS encoding MiaB/RimO family radical SAM methylthiotransferase, producing MADVKVYTIGCRLNQAEGEILGAILGEQFASSEKIFVINTCAVTKTAVRKSLKIVRRINRVKSPEDKIVITGCLTEASEMERIKNFDLIITQKEKAKLITDFQLTPKNFIGKRARPLVKVADGCVNSCTFCLARVIRGPLVSFSPEKIIKEIEIISKAGCKEVVLTALNLGAYGLDLGISLTKLLRTIPDFDIRLRLSSIEPDMITRELLELFTTKRLCRHLHIPIQSGDDDVLQAMGRKYRTSDIKRIFDMIIKYLPDANIGTDIIVGFPNETEEAFLRTVKLLNELPISYLHIFPYSPRKGTFAYQLYDPISLQVKRERITILKEVSIKKRIEYRKRFLGKKLEAIVESKKLALSDNYLKITLTGNDYRVGDLIEVVLTN
- a CDS encoding OmpH family outer membrane protein; the encoded protein is MKHRILFLISIILSTTAFAKDAKIGYVNLKYLLENYETAQSAQRTLDLEVMRYKIIADSLKRNYEALEAALASQRLILSEAAIRAKEIEINEAKRQYDVYVEEIWGKGGKFERKNKELIAPIMQEIKNVCADIAKKEGFVLIIDISQTPVLYAQSGLDLTEKILSELKARAGVISSQAAQSKTATVDTSPAVVREIKIAVLPFFNENRESQQENIGAQIQQAIIDIIKTFPQTQIIAKGEINNALLSRNITSTSEINDADALSIGLMLNAKYVVFGSNRKEGNLIRVTIKVLDPEKNEQITDMELEITRKELLKQELGEAVKRFLKIVEKK